The [Bacillus] selenitireducens MLS10 genome includes a region encoding these proteins:
- a CDS encoding lmo0954 family membrane protein — protein MKSFGLFLVAIIALFILLANLGPMILFALGVYLLYVIWKKFNEAQETGAKVFWIIAGLIVFSMTLSNIYALVGVFAVYILYVLFVRNDGPKKGWTKNGSGSDPFDSFDREWSSTEK, from the coding sequence ATGAAATCATTCGGATTGTTTCTCGTTGCCATCATTGCCCTATTTATTTTGCTCGCCAACCTCGGGCCGATGATCCTGTTCGCCCTTGGGGTCTATCTGCTTTATGTCATTTGGAAGAAGTTTAACGAAGCACAGGAGACGGGGGCAAAGGTGTTCTGGATCATTGCCGGACTGATTGTCTTCAGTATGACCCTGTCAAACATCTATGCCCTCGTCGGCGTCTTTGCCGTCTATATTCTCTATGTCCTGTTCGTACGAAACGATGGACCGAAGAAAGGATGGACAAAGAACGGATCCGGGAGCGATCCCTTTGATTCCTTTGACCGGGAATGGTCATCCACGGAAAAATAA
- a CDS encoding sensor histidine kinase encodes MKNRTQYVIATISAFLIMAAGILTLVVHAFEDLTWQELFVVELFDVPVIAAVTAFAFITGAVFAALTQMQFTSGLQKLRSRLDGILQQQPAQQAPDDGNGIFTELHEKAEQIRTQLIRQQEAAQKLATERATDREKSLQEVVEQERSRLARELHDSVSQQLFAASMMMATINESESVKDPVMTKQLKMVGNMVDQSQLEMRALLLHLRPAALKGRTLGEGLRQLLSELRQKVPLDIDVKLEELALDKGIEDHLFRITQEAVSNTLRHAGASVLSVILVKRDGNVILRIRDDGKGFDMKAVQHHGSYGMDNMRERAEEIGGTFKLVSVPEEGTQLEVKVPVTEGEVEA; translated from the coding sequence ATGAAGAATCGCACCCAGTATGTGATTGCCACCATTTCCGCCTTCCTGATCATGGCTGCAGGCATTCTCACTCTCGTCGTTCACGCCTTTGAGGACCTGACGTGGCAGGAGCTGTTCGTTGTGGAGCTGTTTGACGTGCCGGTGATTGCAGCGGTGACGGCCTTTGCTTTTATCACCGGGGCCGTATTTGCCGCTCTGACACAGATGCAGTTTACTTCAGGACTGCAAAAACTCCGGTCAAGGCTCGACGGGATCCTGCAGCAGCAGCCGGCCCAACAGGCCCCGGACGACGGGAACGGGATCTTTACAGAGCTTCATGAAAAGGCGGAACAAATCCGCACACAGCTCATCCGCCAGCAGGAGGCGGCGCAAAAGCTCGCCACCGAGCGGGCGACAGACCGGGAGAAGAGCCTTCAGGAAGTTGTGGAACAGGAGCGGAGCCGGCTTGCAAGAGAACTGCACGACTCGGTGAGCCAGCAGCTGTTCGCGGCATCGATGATGATGGCGACGATCAATGAATCCGAATCCGTCAAGGACCCGGTGATGACGAAGCAGCTGAAGATGGTCGGGAATATGGTTGATCAGTCCCAGCTTGAGATGCGGGCCTTGCTCCTTCATTTAAGACCTGCGGCGCTGAAAGGACGAACGCTCGGCGAGGGGCTTAGGCAGCTTCTCTCGGAGCTCAGGCAAAAGGTTCCCCTCGACATCGATGTGAAACTGGAAGAGCTTGCCCTTGATAAAGGCATTGAAGATCACCTCTTTCGCATTACACAGGAAGCGGTGTCGAACACGCTTCGTCATGCCGGTGCGAGCGTCCTCTCGGTCATACTTGTTAAGCGTGACGGCAACGTGATTCTGAGGATCCGTGATGACGGGAAGGGATTCGATATGAAGGCCGTTCAGCACCACGGCTCCTATGGCATGGACAATATGCGGGAGCGGGCGGAAGAGATTGGCGGGACGTTCAAGCTTGTGAGCGTGCCGGAAGAGGGCACACAGCTTGAAGTGAAGGTGCCGGTGACAGAAGGAGAGGTGGAAGCATGA
- a CDS encoding alpha/beta hydrolase translates to MRFIRYLIIAGLIVGSLTALQFAMVIWNQEDQLFFESSISETDREDASSHDRIENITLQTEDQETLQGWLRHPEDAEDEARPLLIYFGGNAEESTRAALSHDWFGDYRAVFMNYRGYGDSTGEPGEDTIFRDAVTIHDTLAERDDIDGEQIVSFGRSMGSAPATHLAQVRDLAGTVLIAPYDSRVRVQEHRHPWLPVGPFIRHPFEVSEMAKEIASPLLLITGSDDQVILPEHSFVTRDNWGGDVTDKHYEGYGHNDLQLHPDYQHDIRSFLEALKD, encoded by the coding sequence ATGCGTTTCATTCGCTATCTCATCATCGCAGGACTGATCGTCGGGTCATTGACCGCTTTGCAGTTTGCCATGGTGATCTGGAATCAGGAAGATCAGCTTTTCTTTGAAAGCAGCATCAGTGAAACGGATCGTGAGGATGCTTCAAGTCACGATCGGATCGAAAACATCACGCTTCAGACAGAGGACCAAGAGACGTTGCAAGGCTGGCTCCGTCACCCGGAAGATGCCGAAGATGAGGCAAGACCGCTCCTCATCTATTTTGGCGGGAACGCCGAAGAGAGTACCCGGGCAGCCCTCTCCCACGACTGGTTCGGCGACTACCGGGCGGTGTTTATGAACTACCGCGGGTACGGAGACAGTACCGGAGAGCCGGGTGAAGACACCATTTTCCGGGACGCAGTCACGATCCATGATACCCTCGCAGAACGTGACGACATCGACGGGGAACAGATCGTATCCTTCGGCCGGTCAATGGGCTCCGCTCCTGCCACGCACCTCGCGCAGGTTCGGGATCTTGCCGGTACAGTACTCATTGCACCCTATGACAGCCGTGTCCGTGTCCAGGAGCACCGGCACCCCTGGCTGCCTGTCGGTCCATTCATCCGGCACCCCTTTGAAGTGAGTGAGATGGCAAAAGAGATCGCGTCTCCGCTGCTTCTGATCACAGGCTCTGACGATCAGGTCATCTTGCCTGAACACTCCTTCGTAACCCGGGACAACTGGGGAGGAGACGTGACGGACAAGCACTATGAGGGGTACGGGCATAACGACTTACAGCTGCATCCGGATTATCAGCACGATATCCGCTCGTTCCTTGAAGCACTCAAAGATTAA
- a CDS encoding FmdB family zinc ribbon protein — MPRYDYRCGACDHRYENWSTYADRLNATCPNCGKTESKIVFKATYTYSVAGSKPGQACSPKGGFS; from the coding sequence ATGCCACGCTATGATTATCGTTGCGGCGCTTGTGATCACCGCTATGAGAACTGGTCCACCTATGCGGACCGTCTGAATGCCACATGCCCGAACTGCGGCAAAACAGAGAGTAAGATCGTCTTTAAGGCCACCTACACCTATTCTGTGGCCGGCTCGAAGCCAGGTCAGGCCTGCAGTCCGAAGGGCGGGTTTTCCTGA
- the liaF gene encoding cell wall-active antibiotics response protein LiaF, with the protein MLKRVPAKYMNLIVLLSLAILFVELAVRGGDVVIPAVIFGIIIYFGWKHFKSLFGKLMFFMGILAFIGNVFSLVAVQFFLIAMIALFIKYVVLDKEEAVVPPVLTTEEVNPGVSMHRDSLIRQTFIGNETLGKEPYSWRDVNIHGGFGDRTIDLSQTVIPDESVISIRHLFGSITVYVPYEVDVTVSHSTLFGNLTLFGESEKLVNDTVNYRNLAGNQTHVKIVTSILSGDLEVRRI; encoded by the coding sequence ATGCTGAAACGTGTTCCGGCCAAATATATGAATCTGATCGTCCTGCTTTCTCTCGCCATTCTGTTTGTGGAACTGGCTGTTCGCGGCGGTGACGTTGTGATCCCTGCGGTGATCTTCGGGATTATCATTTATTTCGGGTGGAAGCATTTTAAGAGTCTGTTTGGCAAACTGATGTTTTTCATGGGGATTCTCGCCTTTATCGGCAATGTGTTCAGTCTCGTGGCCGTGCAGTTTTTTCTCATTGCCATGATTGCGCTGTTCATCAAATATGTCGTCCTTGATAAAGAAGAAGCCGTCGTGCCTCCGGTATTGACGACGGAAGAAGTGAACCCCGGGGTGAGTATGCACAGGGATTCCCTGATCCGTCAGACGTTCATCGGAAACGAAACCCTCGGCAAGGAGCCCTATTCGTGGCGGGACGTGAATATCCACGGCGGATTCGGAGATCGGACCATCGATTTGAGTCAGACGGTGATCCCGGACGAATCGGTGATCTCGATTCGTCATCTGTTTGGCTCGATAACGGTGTATGTGCCGTATGAAGTGGATGTGACCGTGTCGCACAGCACTCTTTTTGGCAATCTGACGCTGTTTGGCGAATCGGAGAAGCTTGTCAATGACACAGTGAACTACCGGAATTTAGCAGGAAATCAGACCCATGTGAAGATCGTTACGTCGATTTTGTCCGGGGATCTGGAGGTGCGGCGCATATGA